The genomic window TGGCTgtgcccacagcagcagtgagggTAAAACAAAGGGGCCTCAAACAACACATGCGCCGCAGGGTGCAACTCACGGTTCTGGTTCTGTCTCTTGGCATCGGAGCTTCCACTGTCACTCAACCTCCTCGCTTCAGAAATCAATTCAAGCTCCCGTCGCAGCCTGGGGAAGGTCGCTATCTGCTTGTGATAAGGCACATGCCTTTGCATTTGCTGCTTTCTACTTACGTATACTTCTATATATCTAAAATTACAAGGAAAAGATTACATGGCACTCCTTGGCACACCAGAAAGAACACAAGGATTTCAGAAAGTACCATTAATTCCGGATGTTTTCCCAGCTCAGCTGTGCTCACAAAGTATGAGAGCCTTGTAAGCTGTTACAATTCTGGCTTAGCTGCCAAGCAAAGGTCTTGAAGAATTCATTTAAATTGTCCAGTTATGTCTGTGAAAGCCCTTTTCAATGGGCAATGAGAGTCACCTTCCTGTATAAACCCAAGTATTGTGAGCCAGTTTGTTCTGGACAAAGTCTTTAGTTCATGGCCTTACCCAAGATTTTTGTAGAAGTACTACGTTTACAAGCCAAAGCTatgttttgctgcagaaatacagctttACTCAAAACCACGATCTTTTTCCAGCAGTAGCATGCATCCTTTTGAGGCTGTTTTCCCCACTACACCTCTGCGAACTGCTCTGTCTCAAGTCCTCCAAATCcccaattaaaaaagaaattataaaaaattcAACCTCAAAGCAGATAAAAGCATTAACAGGGTAGTACCTTGTATCTCTAGCCACCCACCCCAGAACCCCTTGTTCAGACTCTCCTATGAGGATATTTCAGAGCTGGCAACAGCAGTCAGCTGGGCCTTGAGCAGGTTTAGCTCCCAGCGCCCAAGCAGGTGGCTTCCAGAGCATGGCAGAAACAATGTGATGGAGAAGAGAATGCGCACATCCAAGTGAGGCAGCCTTCCTCCCTGCCTAAGGAGCAGCCTCAGGAAGAGACATCACCCCACGTACAGCCGGGCAGCGCTTACAGCTCAGCATCCACATGCCCAGGCTCAGCAGTGTCCCCTTCTAGACAAAAGTGATGACCCAGGAAGAACCAGAGCTAATTGGCAGCAGGTTTGGAAACTACTCAGTTCCTTGGCTAGTCATGCAGAAAGAAAGGTTAAAACAACCCCTAATGGCAGGCTGGGAATTAATTAATCCCTCCTGGAGGGTAGGGAATTGTGTGGAGCTGCCACCCCAATGGAATTATTGAGCacacctgcagagcagctgtttgCTATTAATATGGGTGGGGGGACAAATGCAAGGAAGAAATCTTGAAACAGGAAGTAAAGGAATAGAAGGGAAGGAAATCCTTCCTAGGGTATGTGAGAAGGAAAGGTTTAGAGAGGTTTCTTGCAATCTggcattcagaaaaataaatcagagttATCACATAGTACTCTAAAAGCCAACCAgtgtaaaaatgtgttttttttttaatatactttgggatagtggggaaaaaaagctacaaataCTTCTGCTTAAGGCAAGGGAAGCTCTCAGGTGGGAATAACATAGCCTGGGGCCTCAGCATGCTGGAGAAACGCACTTAAATGCGAAGTCCTGAGGAAGGAGACCAGCCCAGGCAGATGCTGTCACCAAGGAGGCTGGTACCTGACCGCAgttggctgcagcaatggattCAAGCCAGAGGTGAGGTGAGTTGTTGTGCTCTGTGTGATGTGCTACCCACATGGAAACACTGACTGTGCTTAGTGCTGGCTGGAAGGGAAGGGCTGCCTGTGCTGCGGGCCCCACTGCAGAAGCCTTGGCAACAGCAAACCTGGTAGGAGGTGCAGGATCCCTGTGCGCTTGTGACTGGGCAGGAGGGATCTACCTGGTAGCACCCAgtttggggcagggggaggctggcTTCAGGAGAACTTCAGAATAACTCTCTTTGACAGAGCCCCAAATCTGCTTAAGCTGTAAAGGGGGAACGTGCTTCTACAGTGCACAAAGCTTTCTGTTCTCATCCCCATCTTTGTCAAGGCTCCTCAGAAAACCTCCCTGGAGGATGTAATGCTTAGGAAACACAGAGTCCTTCAGAAGGTACTATTAAAAAGGGACTTGTTCTAAGCCATAAAGTAACAGTCTGACACTCTGAGCAAGATTTTACTGCGATTCCTTCTGGAATTTGAATCCTAGAAACTGGGTTCTACGCGTGCCTCAATAGAGCTATGAGTGTGGTACCTTCAGCTAAGAGGCAAGCTGTAAGTCACACCACGTGCTTCATATCAAGTTGTTCTACTCCGTTAACTACAGCAAAACACCTACCTACTCCCCATGTATTCCTTATGCTTTAAGAGGGCTCTAGCTGCCATTTCAGGAGCTGCAAACTGCACGTAAGCTTCtccagattttctttctccacGGTAAACAAAAGCTATGTCAGTTATCCTCAAACctaaaggagggaaagaagtaTTTACAGTGTTAGGAACTTGTGCTCAAGGACACCCCTTCCCTTTCACTCCTGTTTTTTGACAAATTAATCCAGTAGCCCCTAGTCCTGCAACAACTGGCCATATTGGCCTAAGTATACCCGTattgttaacttttttttttaaaaaaaaaaaactctggtTTATAGGACTTGTGCTACATTTCACAGAAGCCTTAATTGCTAATAACAAATCCACTTCAGGCTTCAAGTAActccaaaaacaacaaatgaatgGAAATTCTACACAGAAGGAGGTCCAGAGCACAAATGCTCTTGAAATATTCTCTAATTCaggttgtttttcctctctattTAAAATCCAGCTAAAATCTAGtttacttaactttttttttttttttaagtgcataGTATCTTTCTGGGGAGCCTGTAAACCATTATTTTGTTGTATCTGACACAATATAGACCAAGAGCTGCAAGTCCTACCTTAATCAGTGATTATACCAGTGCATACTGGGCTGGGTTCCTACACCTGTGAACTTTTGAAAGCCAACATTTGTGGTTGCTTTTGTAATcttctattgtttttttttttgtttttttttgaccttcTGGAATGGTCTCACCAGCTCTCAAAGAAACAGCAACTTCAAAATGCTTTCCTAGGTACCTCATTGTGATAGCTCTGTGCTAGATTGATTATAAACATTATTTAACTGCTGGCGATCAGTTCAGAAATCTACTATCAGCAGCCCTTGCTTTTGGCATCATGTTGACTATCATGAGCCTTAATGCTGGAGAACTGCGTGCATGCTTACCTGGGGTGGCAGAAACATGAGAACAAGTGTTTTTGGTTTACTCTACAGTCTTATCTTTTGTCTAAAAAAGTAAACTCTGCAAACAGCAGGACGGCTTCTTTCCTACTTTCCTAGTAAGTGTATGTAGCAGCAACCTGgcctgctccagccctgagGGCAGGGGGGAAACATCCTGTCCAGTAGCTGACTGGCTGAGAAATTGTGTAGTAACTATTCACAACCACAAACAAGCcattatttgaaacaaacaaaaaaaattagctgAGTTCTAAACATTGACATGCGTGTTCTATTACGATTATACTGCTGAAAGGCCCCATGCTGCACTCATTTGTGCTTTATCTGTAATACAGGCATGCTTCTTCCTCTATGGCAAATTACGTGCTGGTAGCAGTTCAAGAGAAGTAAATTGAACCTAGATTACTCCctttacttatttttcccctaaaatttAGTGCTGCAAGTCCCAAAGCTAGGTTAGACCTGCAGAAAGTCAAAGGTAATTGATAATCTTGAAGGCTGTTCAATAAAGCTTTAGTTGCCTTCTAactgcagggggacagcaaCCTGTTACACTGCTAAGGTGTTCATGGCTGCATGTGGCTCTTGTAGCTCTCCTTTAGGGGAATGACTGTCTAGCTGAGCATGAACTTGGAGCACATAATACCTTATAAACAAGAGTAAAAACTATTTTGAGTTACCTGAGAAAAACTCTGCAATGTCATCCTCAGTGGATGTGAACGGGAGGCCTCTGAGTAGTACGACTCCATCGCTGATGGCTTGCGTCTCATTCTGCAGACTCTGCAGTAAGCCCTCTACATCTCTATCATGTACTTCAAAAACTGCAAGGAATAGAGgcaaaaaacattattttccttcatgGTACATAGAACGTGGCACTCTGCAGGCACCTTCTTCTAAGGCACCATTTCCCTCCGTGCATGCACCTTCAATCCCGTTCTCCCCATGCAATCAAAGGTCCCCCCAGTGCGGCCCCTCATGCCACAAGgtgctttgctttctctgccCAGCCCAAGAAGCTTTGACTTCACGGCACTTTGTTCACTAGTTTTGTCCCTGATTGTCTCCCCGGCACAAGCCTGTCTTGGTATTCAAGCAGTTCTTATCCACTCTACTGTGTTTCCTTCAATTCTACCTCTGTTTCCAACTCACCTTTCACATAGCGTGGGCCCATGTATCTCAGGTTCTTTTCCAAGGCTTTCTGGACATCTGCTTTTGACTCCAGCTCAATCAAGGCATCTCCCCTGCGCCTCCCATCCCTGTTTAAGAGGAAGTGTATGCCGTTCTCACCGTTCCGAATTCTACAGCCTAGAAATCAGGGAACACGTGATACAGAAACATACGCAACTGTATCAACCATGGGGGGTCTTTTGATTCTAGACTAAAACAGCAAATTCTGCATGGAGCCATTCGCCTGTCTTGAAGCACAGGTTAGGAAACTCTCATTTCTACCACTAGCTTTAACACACAATGCTTCTCGCTGAGGAGATTTGGTATCCCATGGCATCCACAGCTGTATAACTGGGTAATAAATATCCTTGTATTGCTggtaaaatttgtttttgagGTATTTGCAATCTTGAACAAATGCTACAGCACCTTTCAACCATTTATGCTCTGCCTGTTCTATGTTCCTTTCTCTAGGAGTTCAAAGAGACTAAGCTTAGTTCAGCAGGTTATTAAACTGCTTAGAAACTTGATTTGATCACCTCACTTACACTGAAGGGATGCATCTTAACATTACAGTATGGGAGGATCAGCCTCACAAAGCTGAGCAAAAGCCTGCTCATCAGCATTGCCAAGTGGCTCTGAAGTTTCCCCCAGTAAGCATCACTTTTTGATCAAAAAGAAGGGGGGAGGGAATGGAAGCCAACCATAACAGTATTCCATAAAGCATTTAGATGTGGATCAGTGTAACTTTATTACTGAAACACGGAGCAAGAAGGGGAAGATGTGCTCAACTACACGTGAAACACTTTGGTGGGAGATGACCAGACGCTTAACAGTGTCCTGGAAGCTGATCATTGGCTTTATACGTGTGAGTTGCTGTGATGAACCCATCTTGCTTTGAGCAGTGGTCTGtaagattttgttttccctcttcacTAACGATCAGGTATTGGGCTGTATAACACCCCACTGACCCATTACTCAGGTAAATGTTCTCCCTTACCCTCAAAAAAGGTAACCACGTCTTCCTCGGAGCAGGAGAAGGGGAACCCCTGCGCCCTGACGAGAAAAACGGCCTCCTCATTTTCTCCCCTGGGTGCCTCCGCGTCCTGCTCCGACAGCTGACGCTCCTGGGACGGCGAGCCTACAACCTGACCccaaaaacaccttttttaaaaataataaaggagaaagggaaaggcgAGCGTCTGCCACCCGCGCTCCCCTTGGCAGCCCTGGCGGTTGGCGCCCCCCCCCCATCGCCTCACGCTTCACCCGCGGCCGCCGCCATTTTAGGCCCGCTCCCGCCCGCCCCTACCTGGCTGcagcggcgggcggcggcgccgaGCGGCCggagggaggcggcggcggcgctgaggaggaggcggcgggagggcgacggggacggggatgggacgggcaggaggcggcggcggccaagCAGCAGCACCGCGGCCAGCCCGCGGCGGGCGACGGCGGTGGCGGCCATGGGCAGGCGGGGCGagagccgggggggctccgccTTCACTACCCAGGAGGCGCCGGCAGCGCGGGGCGGGAGCCGGGACCCGCTCGGTGGcgtgaggggagaggggggggcacCATGAGTGTGGGGGTGTCCGTAGCAAATGTATgtcaggaagggaaaataacaaaaaaaagatgggtACGTGTGCTCCTTGCCTCTTCCTGAGCGCAGTGGTTGGAGCAGGTGGCCTCCATGGGTCCCCTCCAAGCTTAACCATTTTGTGGAAGAGAGCAGCAAGGTGACAGATTAGCCAAGGGAACGAAAAAGGTGTGGAGGCTGAGGTGCAGGGGCTCTGGGCGGTATGTTGGGAAGACAAGGTGCCAAACCTTCCTGTCGTGTGGTCAGGGAGGCAGCGATGGATGGTCCTCTGCTGTCCTGCATCCTCTGCTTCCAGTCTTGGCATCCTCAAGTGTGTTATCGAGCTGTCACAAGCGATCAATCCAAGTGTCTCAGGATTTCAATGGAAGTCTTTCACCGTGTAGTACTGCCAACCCATGAATATCTCAGAAGCCTTGAACATTTCTTATCAGTGTTTTGAAACTGTAAACAACCTATTCTAAGTCATCTCATTGTTGGCAGCTGATGCTTTTATAAACTATTTCATGCAATAAACTCTTTTAGGGACTCTTATAGACTATTAAACACcgttaaaatattaaaagatgaTCTCTTGGCAATAGCAttcaat from Anas acuta chromosome 4, bAnaAcu1.1, whole genome shotgun sequence includes these protein-coding regions:
- the GRSF1 gene encoding G-rich sequence factor 1, translated to MAATAVARRGLAAVLLLGRRRLLPVPSPSPSPSRRLLLSAAAASLRPLGAAARRCSQVVGSPSQERQLSEQDAEAPRGENEEAVFLVRAQGFPFSCSEEDVVTFFEGCRIRNGENGIHFLLNRDGRRRGDALIELESKADVQKALEKNLRYMGPRYVKVFEVHDRDVEGLLQSLQNETQAISDGVVLLRGLPFTSTEDDIAEFFSGLRITDIAFVYRGERKSGEAYVQFAAPEMAARALLKHKEYMGSRYIEVYVSRKQQMQRHVPYHKQIATFPRLRRELELISEARRLSDSGSSDAKRQNQNQLGNEETESSGHCSEPGSTSSWPHIVHVRGFPTETRAQDIINFFAPLKPTRVMVEYNSHGDATGEADVHFESHDDAVAAMAKEGTQLQCGTIELFLNEHPKAEQDC